The following proteins are encoded in a genomic region of Schistocerca serialis cubense isolate TAMUIC-IGC-003099 chromosome 9, iqSchSeri2.2, whole genome shotgun sequence:
- the LOC126419384 gene encoding LOW QUALITY PROTEIN: serine protease inhibitor I/II-like (The sequence of the model RefSeq protein was modified relative to this genomic sequence to represent the inferred CDS: substituted 2 bases at 2 genomic stop codons) — translation MKLALALCATFLFVVLVQAKQECTPGQTKKQDCNTCTCTPTGVWACTRKGCQPVKRQIFCEPGTSCSVKCHTCPXRKDGKXSAISFKACPDD, via the exons ATGAAGCTCGCTCTCGCTCTCTGTGCCACGTTCCTCTTCGTCGTCCTGGTCCAGGCCAAACAAG AATGTACACCTGGCCAGACAAAGAAACAAGACTGCAACACGTGCACTTGCACCCCCACTGGAGTCTGGGCCTGCACACGCAAGGGCTGCCAGCCCGTTAAGAGAC AGATTTTCTGCGAGCCGGGCACGTCGTGCAGTGTCAAATGCCATACGTGTCCCTGACGGAAGGACGGGAAATAGTCAGCCATATCCTTCAAGGCCTGTCCTGACGACtaa